The genomic DNA AGCCAGGAACCGCCGAGCACGATCGGCACGTTGATGCCGGTGAAGAGCATGAACATCCAGCCGGTCTCGGTGGGGCTGTAGTTCAGCACCGTGCCGAGGTACGAGGGGATCCACGTGAACATCAGCGCGAAGATCCAGTAGGTGGTCCAGTACAGCGCCATGTTGCCGAGGAAGGTCTTGTCGGTCAGCAGCGTGCGGTAGGACACATGCGCGGTGTGCGACAGATGGACGCGGGTCTCGCTGTCGCTGGTCACCCGGCCCTCGGCACCGAGGATGAACCACACCACCATCCAGACGAGGCTCGCGATGGCCAGCGTCAGGAAGGCCGCATGCCAGCTGTAGCGGACCAGGATGAAGGTCAGGATCGGGCCGGAAATCAGCAGGCCGAGGGTCACGCCCTGGTAGATGACCGCCGACGGCAGGTTGCGCCGGTCGTTCGGAAACCACTTGTAGCAGGCATGCAGCGCCAGCGGATACGCCGGGCCTTCACCCACGCCGAGCAGGATGCGCGAGAAGAACAGCCGCGGCACCGAGGCGGCGAAGGCCAGCGGAAACTGCGAGAGGCCCCAGATGGCCGCCAGGATCAGCAGCACCATCTTGGACGACATGCGGTTGGCGATGAAGCCGAAGCAGATCGCCGAGATCGAGAACAGCAGGAAGAAGCTGCTGGCGACCAAGCCGAACTCGGCCGGCTGGATGTGCAGCTCCGCCATCAGCGGCTTGGCGACGATGCCGAGGATCGCCTTGTCCATGAAGTTGATCACCATGAACAGTGCCAGCATGATGGTCACGATCCAGCCCCGCAGCGGGGAGTTCTCAACGCGGGACATGGCGGCCTCCTGCGCGATTCGGGACGGTCAGCGAAGGCCGGCGGGCCTCGGATGGAAGGCGCTTATTGGGGGCGTTCATGCATTCTCCTGTCGTTCGCGTTGCGGTTTCGGGTGGGTGCATGAACTGTAGTCCTCTATAGGACCAAGCTTCAATGGTGTCCTATACAGGACTTTCCCCTGGTCCTATAGGTCGATCGCCCGTTTCGACTGCAGGAGTGCGCGGCCTGCGCGTCGTAGACTCGTCGCCGCGGATCGGCACGCGGTCCGGAATGCCAAACTGAATCGAACAACATGAAAGAGGAGATCCTGTGATGCGTGAACCACGATGGCGCCAGGAGGGCGCAGAACCGGACTACAGGTTCTCGCTGGCCAACGAGCGCACCTTCCTCGCGTGGATCCGCACCGCGCTCGCCCTGCTGGCCGGCGGGGTGCTGCTCGACCAGTTCTCCACCAGGCTCGCGTCGCACCTCGTCGTCGAGCTGCTCGCGATCGCGCTCAGCACGATCGCCGCCCTGCTCTGCGCCATGGCCTACGCACGCTGGCGTGCCAACGAGATCGCGATGCGCCATGCGCGCCGGCTGCCGGGCACGATGGCCATCCCGGTGATCGCCGCGTCCATCCTCGGGGTCGCCGCGGTCATCGCCTTCCTGCTGCTGCGGAAATGACGGCCGCTCCTGCGGACGCCGCGGCGCCGCGCGCCCGCGATGCAGGCCTGCAGGCCGAACGCACCGCGCTGTCGTGGAACCGCACCGCGCTGTCGATCTTCGTCAATGCCTTGCTCGCGCTGCGCTCGGGCTGGGTCGACCGGGAGACGCCGATCACTGCGTTGGCCTTCGCACTGCTGATGGCTTCGGTGGCCGCCATGCTCTATGGCGTCTGGCGCCGGCGGCGCCTGCTGGACGGCCGCGGCCCGACCGCGCCGTCGGCCAATGCCGTCGCGGCGGCCGCGGTCGTCACGCTGATCGCGTGCGCCACCGGCATGGCCGCCATCGTCGCGGGTTGAGCCCGTGCCGGCGACGATGGACACACCCGCGAGCAGGCCGGACAACGCCGGCGCCTTTCCTTCCTCGCCTTCCCGTTTCGTCCGGGTCGCCGCCTTCCTGTGGGGCTGCGTGGTCTTCATGCCCGTCGGCCTCAACTACCTCGGGCTCGGACTGACGATCGTCGCGCTGCTTTGCGCGCCTTCGCGTTGGCGCGCGCGTGCGATGCGGCTGCGCGCGGATCCGCTGCGCTGGCCGCTGCTCGCCTGGGTGGCCTGGACGCTGGTGGTGCTGGCGCTGCGGCCGCACCATCCCGAGACGGCGCTGAGCCTCTGGCACGACCTGCGCATCGCAGCCACGCTCGCGATCCCGGTGCTGCTGGCGGTCGAAGAAGCCGTCTGGGCGTTGCGCGGGTTCCTGCTCGCTGCGCTGTTCGCGCTGATCGCGATCGTGCTGGCGCACACCACGGGTCTGCCCGATCTGCCGCTCTGGCACAACGTGACGGTGATGAAGGGCAACAAGTCCATCAACGACGCGCTGCTGTTCGCGCTGCTCGGCGCGTCGGCGGCGGTCGTCGGCCTGACGCATCTGAACGACACCCGCGATCGCTGGCACTGGGCCGTTCCGGCCTTCGCGGTGACGGTCGCGGCCGGTGCGATCGCGACCTTCACGCTGCCGTCGCGCACCTCGCTGCTGGGCCTGCTGCTGGCACTCTTCGCGGCCTGCGTGCACCAATGGCGCGGCCGTCTGCGCGTGCTGGCCGTCGCGCTCTGCGTCGGCGCCGTGGTGGCCGGCACGCTGGTCTGGAATGCGCCTTCGATGCAGGACAAGCTCAGGCTCGGCGTGCAGGAGCTCGAGGCCGCCGAAGCCGGCGCCGTGTCCGAAGGCAGCTGGGTGGTGCGCTTCTACATGTACCGCGAGACCACGCGCATGATGCTCGACCATCCGCTGGCCGGCGGCGGGCTCGGCAGCTGGACGCCCGAATGGCATCGGCGCGGCCCGAAGCTGCTCTACGACTACAGCATGCCGCACAACGACTTCCTGTGGATGGGCGCGGAGACCGGCGTGCCTGGCCTGCTGATCCTGGCGGCGATCATGGCGACGGGCCTGGTGGTCGCGTGGCGACGGCGCGACCTCACCGGCCGGCTGACCTTCGTCGCGCTGCTGATCCTGTGCGTCGCCACCAGCGTCAATTCGGCGCTGCGCGATGCCGCGATCGGACTCAGCCTGCCGTGGATTGCCTTCGTCTACCTGCGCCTGGCGCACGCGTCCGGCAACCCGTGGCGGGGCGTGTTCGCTCAGTCCGCGCGCTGAACGGCCAGCAGGCCGGACCGGCCCGGCACCGTGCCGAGCGCGATGCGCTCGCGCGGCAGAACCGTGCCGCGCAGCGCATCGTGCAGCGCGCCCACCGACACCAGCGCATGCCCCTGCGCGCGCCAGCCGGCGACGAGGCGCTCCAACACCGGCAGCAGCTTCATGCCCTCCAGCTCCGCATGCAGCGTGTAGACCTGGTCTTGCACCGTGCGCTCGGTCCGTGCGAGCAGCGGCTCGTGCACGTTGTCCGCCGTGATGCCGTCGACGCCGATCAGCTCGTCGAGCGTCGGCAGCGTGGTCGGGTACTGCGGCGGCCCGATGATGCTGCCGTCCCCCGCGACCGGCACGAAAGGATGAGTGCCGCGCGTGTCGGATGCGAATGCGATGCCGAGCAAGGCCTCGGCCCGCGCCGCGCCTTCGTTGAATTGCCAGCCCGCCGCGCCATGCACCCGCGGCGGCGAACCGAAGACCTCGGCATGGCGCTCGGTCGCGCGGCGCATTTCGCGCAGGGCCCAGGCCTCGTCGTGCCGCAGCAGGTGGTCCTGCCAGCGCACATGGTCCCAGCAGTGCACGCCGACCTCGAAGCCGGCATCGCGCACGCTGCGCAAGGTCGCGGCCTCGCGTCGGCCGATGTCCGGGCCCGGCAGCAAGCTGCCATAGAGCAGCGTGCGCAGCCCGTAGTGTTCGACCACCGAGGTGCGCGACACCTTCTGCAGGAAGCCGGGGCGCAGCACGCGCAGGATCGCGCGGCCCGTGTGGTCCGGCCCGAGGCTGAAAAGAAAGCTCGCGCCGGCCTGGGCCGCGCTCAGCAGCCTCACCAGCGCCGGCACGCCTTCGCGGGTGCCGCGCCAGGTGTCGACGTCGACCTTCAGTGCGATGCGCGCCATCGCGCTCAGGGCACCAGGTCGACGGCGGCGGCGGCTTCGTCGCGGTAGTACGCGAAGAGCTCGGCCAATGCTTCCTGCATGCCGACCCTGGGCGCCCAGGCGAGATCGGCGATGGTGTTGCGGATGTCGGGCACGCGCTGCAGCACGTCCTGGTAGCCGCTGCCGTAGTAGTCCTCGGACGCGATGTCGATCAGCTCGACGCGCTCGGCGGCCTCGCGGTATTCGGGCAGCGTCTTCGCGAGGTCCAGCATCATCCCGGCGAGCGCGCGGATCGAGTGGTTGTTGCCGGGATTGCCGATGTTGTAGATCTTGCGGTCGGCGATGCCGCCCTCGTTGGCGATGATCTTCACCAGCGCCGCGATGCCGTCGCCGATCGCGGTGAAGGCGCGCTGCTGGCTGCCGCCGTCGACCAGCCGGATCGGCTCGCCGCGCACGATGTGGCCGAGGAACTGGGTGATCACGCGGCTCGATCCTTCTTTCGGCGCATGCAGGCTGTCGAGGCCGGGGCCGATCCAGTTGAAGGGCCGGAACAGCGTGTAGCGCAGGCCTTGCTCCTGGCCGTAGGCGTGGATCACGCGATCCATCAGTTGCTTGGCGCAGGCATAGATCCAGCGCGGTTTGTTGATCGGGCCGTAGACCAGGTTCGAGGCCTCGGGATCGAAGGCCTCGTCGGTGCACATGCCGTAGACCTCGCTGGTCGATGGGAACACCACGCGCTTGCCGTAGCGCAGGCACTGCCGCACGATCGGCAGGTTGGCCTCGAAGTCGAGTTCGAACACGCGCAGCGGTTCGCGCACGTAGGTCGCCGGCGTCGCGATCGCGACCAGCGGCAGCACCACGTCGCACTTCTTGACGTGGTATTCGATCCACTCCTTGTTGATCGTGATGTCGCCCTCGAAGAAGTGGAAGCGCGGATGCCCGAGCCAGGGCGCGACGCGGTCCGACTGCATGTCCATGCCGTGGACCTGCCAGTCGGTGTTCTCCATGATGTGGCGCGTGAGATGGTGGCCGATGAAACCGTTGACGCCGAGGATCAGGACTTTGAGCATGGAAGGCAATCGAAAAACAGGAAAGGGAAATCCCTCAGGCGTCGACCGCGATGCAGCGGGCGCCGAAACGGGATTCGAAGTCGTGCGCGGCGAGCACCTGTGCGTCGCCGTCGCAGCGCGCCGCCAGCACGCGCAAGGCGCTGCCGTCGGCCGCGACGAGCCACAGCGAAGTGCCGTCGCTCGCCAGTCGCAGGCCCTTGCCCGGCACCTCGGGCGAAGCCGGTGCGCGCAGGGTGCGCTCGATGAAGACGCGCTTCTTCGCGATCTGCACGAAGGCGGCCGGGTAGGGTGGCGCGAGCGCACGCACGAGGTTGTGGATCTGCGCCGCATCGGCGTCGTAGGGAATGCGCCCGTCCTCGGGCCGGCGGCCGCCGAAGTAGCGCCCGAGCGACAGGCGCTGCGGATGCTCCATCGAGGTGCCGTCGATCAGGCCCGGCAGGCTGCGCGCCATGACGATCTCGGCCGCGACCGTGACCTTGGCGAACACCTCGCGTGCGGTGTCGTTGGCAAGGATCGGCACCGCGCACTGGTCGACGATCGCGCCGTTGTCGGGCTTCTCGTTCATGCGGTGCAGCGTGGCGCCGGTCTCGCTCTCGCCGTGGATGACGGCCCAGTTGACCGGCGCGCGGCCACGGTAGCGCGGCAGCAGCGAGCCGTGCATGTTGAAGGCGCCGCGCCGCGGCAGCGTCAGCCATTCGGGCCGAAGCATCTGCCGGTAGTAGAACGAGAACACGAAGTCGGGCCCGATCGCGAGCGCCTTTTCGATCAGCTCGGGTGCATGCGGATCAGCGGGCGTGACGCAAGGCACGCCGTACTCGGCGGCGACCGCGGCGACGCTGCCGAACCAGATCGTCTCGCCGGGCGCATCTTCATGGGTGATGACCAGCGGCACCTCGACGCCGGCGTCGAGCAGCACGCGCAGGCAGCGCACGCCGACGTCGTGGTACGCGAACACGATGGCAAGTGCGGGTCGGCGGAGATCGGTCATGGCTTGCGCTCCAGGATGGCATTGATCACATAGCGCGGGCGTGCCCGCACCTCCTGGTAGATGCGCCCGATGTACTCGCCCAGGAGGCCGATGCCGAACAGCGCGAGGCCGACCAAGAGGAACAGCAGCGCGAACAGCGTGAACACGCCGCCCTCCTCCGGCCCCAGCACCAGCCGCCGGCCGGCCAGCACCAGGAACAGCAGTCCCGACAGCAGCGAGACCACGATGCCGAGCATCGAGAAGGCCTGCAGCGGCACCAGCGAGAAGCCGGTGACCAGATCGAAGTTGAGCCGGATCAGGCTGTACAGCGAATACTTGGACTCGCCCGCATGGCGCGCCTCGTGGCCCACCACCACCTCGACCGGGTTCCTGGCGAACTGGTAGGCCAGCGCCGGGATGAAGGTGTTCATCTCGTTGCACTGGTTGATGAGCTGCACCACGTTGCGGCTGTAGGCGCGCATCATCGAGCCGTGGTCGGTCATCGCGATGCGCGTGAGGCGATGGCGCAGATGGTTCATCGCGCGCGAGGCCCAGCGACGCCATGCGGAGTCCTGCCGGTCCTGGCGGATCGAGCCGACATAGTCGTAGCCCTGGTCCATCGCCTCGAGCAGGAGCCGGATGTCCTCGGGCGGATTCTGCAGGTCGGCATCGAGCGTGACGACGCGCTCGCCGCGGCAATGTTCGAAGCCCGCGAGGATCGCGCGATGCTGGCCGAAGTTGCCGTTGAGCAGGATCACGCGCGTGACATCGGGACGGCTCTCGAACTGCGCGGCCAGCAGCGCCGGAGAACGGTCGCGGCTGCCATCGTCGATGAAGACGATCTCATAGCCGATGCCCAGCGCATCGAGCGCCGGATAGAGCCGCGCGAACAGCGCCGCCAGGCCGGCCTCCTCGTTGTAGACCGGGATCACGACGCTCAGCGTCGTCCGCATGGCGGTGTCGGTGGGCGGCGCGCTCTCGAGCTGGACCGCATCGTGCATTGTCATCGTCGGCCTCGGCTTTAGCGCAGTGCGGCGACCGCCGCCGTCACGGCCGCGCAGACGCGGTCCACGTCGGCATCGGCCATCGCGGGGAACAGGGGCAGCGTCACGGTGCGCGCGCCGATGTCCTCGGCCACGGGGAAATCGCCCGGTGCATGACCGCGTGCGCGGAACAGCGAGAAAAGATGCATCGCGGGATAGTGCACGCCGACGCCGATGCCCTGGGCCTTCATCGCCGCGATGAAGTCGCCGCGGCGCGCCGCGAGGCTGCGCGGCAGCAGCGGCTGGAACATGTGCCAGTTGCCGTGGTTCTCCGGGTCGACGGGCGGCAGCTCGAAACCGAGCGATGCGTCCCAGCGCGCGAAGTAGCGGCGCGCCAGCACGCGCCGGCGCGCGGAGAAATCGTCGACCTGCCGCAGCTGGCCCAGGCCGATGGCCGCCGCCACGTCGGTGAGGTTGGCCTTCGCGCCCCAGGCCTCGACCTCGAGGCCGCCGTCGGGCAACCGGGTCACGCCCTGGAGCCGCAGCTTCTCGAAGGCGAGCGCCTCCGCGTCGTTGTTGAGCACGAGGCAGCCGCCTTCGGCCGAGGTGAAGTTCTTGTTGGCATGGAAGCTGAACGAGACCAGGTCGCCGAGGCTGCCGATCTCGCGGCCGTGCCAGTGGGCGCCGAAGGATTGCGCCGCATCCTCGACCACCCGCAGCGAGTGCCGGCGGGCGAGCGCGTAGAGCCGGTCGCGATCGACCGGCAGGCCGGCCAGGTCGACCGGGATCAGCGCCCGCGTGCGCGGCGTCAGCGCAGCCTCGATGCGCTCGAGGTCGATGTTGCGCGTGGCCGCATCCGCGTCGACGAACACGGGCGTCGCGCCGACGGCCAGCACCACGTTGGCCGTGGCGACCCAGCTGAGCGGCGTGGTGATGACCTCGTCGCCGGGCCCGATGCCGCACAGCCGCAAGGCCAGTTCGAGCGATGCGGTGCCCGAGTTGACAAGCCGCACCGGCCGGCCGCCGAGGCGCTCGGACAGCGCCGCTTCCAGCGCCTGGCATTTCGGGCCGGTGGTGATCCAGCCCGAGCGCAGCACGTCGCCGACTTCGGCGATCGTGCGCTCGTCGATCGAGGGCCGGGTGAAGGGAAGAAAGGGCAAGGCGTTCATGGAAGCATTCTCGAAACTCATGTGTGGCTCCCGCTGCGCGCCACCAGCACCACGCCAACGATGATCACGCCGATGCCGAGCCAGCGCTGCGCATTGAGGTCCTCGCCGAACAGCCACCAGGCGAGCACGGCATTGAGGACATAGCCGATCGACAGCATGGGATAGGCGATGCTGACCTCCACGCGTGACAGCGCGATGATCCACACGACCACGCTCACCGCGTAGCAGGTCAGGCCGCCGAGGATCGCGGGATGCTGCGCCAGCCCGAGCGCGGTGCGCCAGAGCGCGGGCGCGCCGGACGCGAGCGTGATCTCTCCCGCGCTCGCGGCGCCCGCCTTGAGCAGCAGCTGCGCCACCGCGTTGAGCAGCACGCCGCTGAGGATCCAGATGAAATCGAACACCTTCATGGCTTGACCACCACCAGCCGCCTCAGATCCTGGAACACGACGCGCATGGGCAGGCCGCGCTCGTGCAGTTCGACCCACGTCAGCGGGCTCATGTAGGCCGCCGCGCGAGGCAGGGTTCGCCATCGGGCCATGAAGTCGTCGAGCGTGGCGATCGTGCGGCCGGGCTCGCGCTGCTCGCCGAGGGCGAACTCGTCCACGTAGTCGACCAGCACCACGTTGCGCTGGAGATAGAAAGGCAAGGTCTGGTCATAGGTCCGAACGGCGAAGACAGGGGTGTCGGCATCGAGCAGCGGCCGCACCACGGCGGCCAGCGCCGCAGCGCTCTTGAGCTGGCCGAAGCCATTGTGGGCCTGCAGCACCACCGTGGTAGCGGCGAAATGCCCCAGCGCCAGGCTGAGCACCGCGGCCGTGATGCGGCCATTGCCGAGGAACCGCCATGCGACCGCGGCGCCGACGAGGAACAGCGCGCCGCCCACGCGCGCCGCCGAGGCCAGCGGCGCCAGCACTTCGGCCGGCGTCGCGGGGGATGCGAAACGCGCGCTCTGCGTGGACGCCACGAGCACGATGACCCAGGCCAGCGCCGGCACCAGCAGATGCCAGCGCAGCACGGCCGCAGGCACGTCGCGCAGCCGGAACGCCAGCAGCAGCGCCAGCGCCGGGAACATCGGCAGGATGTACGAGGGCAGCTTGGAGCCCGACGCGCTGAAGAACACGAGCACGAACACCGACCACACGATCAGCACATGGCGCGGTGTGACCCGGCGCGCGCTGCGATCGGCCGCGGACCGGCCGTCCTGCAGCAGCCACGGCAACGCACCGGTCCAAGGCAGCATGCCGGCGAGAAGCAACGGCAGGTAGTACCACCACGCGCCTTCGCGCTGATGCTCCTCGGTCAGGTAGCGCGTGAAATGCTCGTGGATGAAGAAGAACTGCGCGAAGCCCGGATTGCGCAGCGAGACCAGCACGAACCAGGGCGCCGTCAGCACGAAGAAGATCAGCAGGCCCGACAGCCAGTGCATGCCGCGCCAGAGGCTCAAGTCGCGCCGCCACAGGCTGACGAAAACCAGCACCGCGCCGGGAATCACGATACCGACCAGGCCCTTGCTCAGCACCGCACCGGCCATCGCGGCCCACGCGAGCCAGATCCATCGGCGGCGCGTGCGCGCATCCGCACCTGCGTGGTCGGCCAGCAGCACGGCGCACAGCGCCAGCGTGAGGAACAGCGTGAGGCCGGCGTCGAGCGTGAGGTAATGGCTGTTGACGACGATCCAGGTGGTCGATGCGGCGATGGCCAGCGCGCGGATGCCGGCCTCGCGGCCCCACAGGCGGCCGGCGGTGAAGCCGACCGCGAGCACCGTGAGGAAGCCTGCAATCCCCGGCCAGAGGCGCGCGGCGAATTCGTTGACGCCGAAGGTGAGGAAACTCAACGCGCCGATCCAGTACTGCAGCGCGGGCTTCTCGAAATACAGCAGTCCGTTGAGCCGCGGCGTGACCCAGTCGCCGCCGCGCGCCATCTCGAGCGCCAGGGAGGCATAGCGGCCCTCGTCCGGATGGACCAGCGAGCGGGTGCCGAGGCTGGCGAACCAGACCAGCGCCAGGAGCCCCAGCCAGACAAGGAGCCAGCGCGATGCGGTCGCGGTGTTGCGCGCCGCCGGTGCCGCAGGCCTCCCGGCCGAGGCGCGGGTCGAGGTCGCGGTGATCGGATCTTCAGTCATGAATTGTTTGCGGGCGCGCTCGCTGGTCGCGCCGTGGCTTGGAACGGAGGCCGATCCTTCTGAATCAAGGCGCCGAGCATATATCGTCGGGACGACGACATCCCCTCCCAGGCCACCCCGTCGAAAACCGTCGATGCTCGCAGAGCTTGCTTAACAAGGACTTAAGGGAGCCTGACTTGCACGGTCAGCAAGCCACGCGCTCAGGCGAAGAACGCATCGAAGCCGCCTTGCGGTTCGTAGCGCTTGCCGCGCACCAGCAGCCGCAACGGGCCGGGCATGGCGCGCTGACAGACCGGATGTTCCTGGTCGCCGGGATAGCACATCGCGAGCGTGTCGCCTTCGCCCAGAACACGCGGCGCCACCAGCGCGGGCAGGCGTGACCTTGCATCGGCGAGCACGGCATCGACCGCGTCGTGGCGCGCGAGATGCGCGAGCGTCATGATCTGCGGCGGCGCCAGCGCCATCCCGCCGTCCCAGTAGGTCTCGAGCGCGGCGCGCGGACGCAGCCATGCCGCTTCGGTGGTTTCGTGCCCATCGTGGCGCACGATGCCCTGCGCGGGCGTCCTGGCGACGAAGAAGCGGGTGTCGAAGCGCTGCTTGTTGACGGAACGCACCGGCGTGATCCAGCGCGACCACGGCGCCAAAGCATCGACCTGCAGGCGCAGGCCCAGTTCGGCCACCAGGGCATTGAACGCGACGCCGCTTCCGAGACGCGCACGGGCCTCGGTGCAAGCTTCGGGCGACAGCCCCTGGGCCAGCAGCAGGCCCGCTTCCTCGAAGGCCTCGCGCAGCGCGGCGACATAGAAGCCGGCCGCGGTGGCGACATCGATCTCCGGTTCGCCGAGCCGCGCATGCAGCGTCTGCACGCTGGCGTCGAGATGCCGCGCGGCATCGAGCCGCACGTCGTCGCCATCGACCTTGCCGCCGGGAAACACGAAGGTGTCACCCAGCACCGCCGACTGGCCGTGGCGCTTGAGCATCAGCACTTCCAGGCCCTGTGACGCATCGCGCAGCAGGATCAGCGTGGACGAAGGCCGCAGGCTCGGGGCCGGGGCTGCGGACGGGACGGCGCTCAAGAGAAACCCGCCACATCGTGCGGCACGTAAGGCGCCTCGAGCGCTGCGACTTCCTCCGCGCTCAACTGCAGCGACAGCGCGGCCACCGCGTCCGTCAGGTGCGAGGCCTTGGAGGCGCCGATGATCGGCGCGGTCACCGGCGGCTTGTGCGCGACCCAGGCCAGCGCCACCTGCGCGCGCGGCACACCGCGTGCCGCCGCCACCGCCGCGACCGCATCGACGACGCGCCGGTCGGCATCGCCCAGATGCTTGTGCAGGCCCTGGCCGAACTTGTCGGTCTGCGTGCGGAAGGTCGTGGCATCGAAGTCGCGCGTGAGGCGGCCGCGCGCCAGCGGGCTCCATGGAATGACGCCGATGCCCTCCTCCGTGCACAGGCGCATCATCTCGCGCTCTTCCTCGCGGTACATCAGGTTGTAGTGGTTCTGCATCGAGACGAAGCGCGTCCAGCCGTGCCGCTCGGCCAGCTGCAGCGCCTTGCAGAACTGGTAGGCGTACATGGAGGAAGCGCCGATGTAGCGCGCCTTGCCGGCCTTCACCACGTCGTGCAGCGCTTCCAGCGTTTCCTCGATCGGCGTCGTGTAGTCGAAGCGGTGGATCTGGTAGAGATCGACATAGTCCGTGCCCAGGCGCTTCAGGCTCAGGTCGATCTCGGTCATCACCGCCTTGCGCGACAGGCCTCGCGCGTTGGGATCCTTGCGCATCGCGCCATGGAGCTTGGTGGCGATCACCACCTCCTCGCGGCGCGCGAAATCGCGCAGTGCGCGGCCCAGGATCTCCTCGCTGGTGCCGTCCGAATAGATGTTGGCGGTGTCGAAGAAATTGATGCCGGCCTCGATCGCCTGGCGGATCAGCGGGCGGCTCGCGTCCTCGGCCAATGTCCATTCGTGCGCGCCGCGCTGCGGCTCGCCGTAGGTCATGCAGCCGAGGCAGAGCCTGGAGACCTTGAGGCCGGTGCGGCCGAGGCGTATGTATTCCATGAGGGTCGGGACTTCGGTTGAAGCCTTGCATTCTGGCGCCGAAGTCTGTTTCGCGCTGAGCGGCCCGTGCGCGGCAACGTTCGAGCCGCACGCCGATCGGTCCGCCGAAGGCCACGGCGGCACAATGGGCGCTTCATGCGCCGCCTTCTTCCCGTCGCGATCCTGCTCATGCTCGGCCTGCCGTGCAGCGCCGAGGTGATCCGCTGTGCCGATGCGGCCGGCAACGTGAGCTACACGGACGGCGCGTGTCCGGCGGGTGCACGGCAGGTGGGGCGCGTAGCGACGCCGCCGGCCGTCCGGACGCCTGACGAATCCGGACAGAGCCAAGCCGCTGGAAGCGTGGACAGCCCCTACGCGGATGCGCCGCGGCGGGAGCCGGCGCCGGTCGTCGCACCGCCAATGCCGCCACCACCGCAGCAAGCGCCCGCAGGCCCGGTCGTCATCGATTCACGCGGCGACGACCCCGGGGCGGGCGACGACGATGGCTACCCCGGCGCCTACCGCCGGCCTCTGCCGCCGCGCGACATGCGGCCACGGCTGCGCGACTGCGACAGGACGGGTTGCCGGGACACCCAGGGCAACCACTACAACCGCGCCGGACAACTGGACCGCTACCAGGGTCCCGGCGGCAAGACCTGCCAGCCGGTGGGCACCACGGTGATCTGCCACTGAGGCGGCGCGTGGCGGCGCGCGCTACCCGCCCAGCGTGCGCCGCAGGAACCCGGCCATCGCCCGCTCCACGGTGGTCGCGCCATGCGCGTCATGGACCGCGACCGCATCGGCCTGGTAGAAATGCCCGGCGCCCGGGACGTCCAGAAGCTCGCAGTGCAGCCCGGCAGCGCGCAACTGGGCGACCAGGCCGGGCGTCGCCTCGGCGATGTAGTCGAGGTCGTTCTCGGCGCTCACCAGCAGCACCGCCGGCCCGCCATCGAATCCGCTCAGATGCCGCTGCAGGTCCGCGCGATCCATGAAGCCCGAGAGCGCCACGACGGCCGCCACCGGCACCTTCTCGCCGAACGCGACATTCAGCGCCGTGCGTGCGCCGGCGGAGAAGCCGCCGAGCGCGATCCGCGCCGGATCCACGTGCCATTCGGCCGCTCGGCTGCGAACGAAACGCACCGCCTCGGCCATGTCGTCGCTCGCCGCTTCGATGCCGCGCCACAGCATGTCGGGCGTGGCGGGCGGCAGATTCATGATGCGGCGCACGACGTCCGTGCGCGAGGTCGGGATGCGCTCGGGTGCC from Variovorax sp. PBL-E5 includes the following:
- a CDS encoding alpha/beta hydrolase; the protein is MNGSPASLDAAAMTNASVEVVRDVVYGHGLVHRARPGGPVPRALKLDLYLPARHAHTAPRPALIMAFGGAFHRGSKENDAFEAEGGNTSVADYCLRFARRGYVACAIDYRLVTEDPEPGTTPVVSAPERIPTSRTDVVRRIMNLPPATPDMLWRGIEAASDDMAEAVRFVRSRAAEWHVDPARIALGGFSAGARTALNVAFGEKVPVAAVVALSGFMDRADLQRHLSGFDGGPAVLLVSAENDLDYIAEATPGLVAQLRAAGLHCELLDVPGAGHFYQADAVAVHDAHGATTVERAMAGFLRRTLGG